Part of the Henckelia pumila isolate YLH828 chromosome 2, ASM3356847v2, whole genome shotgun sequence genome is shown below.
GAAGctgattttaaaacaaaataattgtattgcattaattaatttgtattatataTCAATAGACAATTATACTCTTTTCTTCATCATAATTTGGTCAAAATCAAGTGGATATGTACCAATTAAGCTATTAACAAAAGTTCGTGTATCAATTTGACATTTAaccaatagttcatgtaccaaattaatttttacttaatttggtaagtaaaattaatttggtacatgaaatatttaaatGTCAAATTGATACACGAATTTTTATTAATGGCTTAATTGGTACATGTCCATCGGTTTTTGACCAAATTATaatgaataaaaaattatgaTAGTCTTTTGATAATACAAACTAATCAATGCAATAATATTATTCTGTTTTAAAACCAACTTCATCGTTTTTTTCTGTCAAAAAAAGTCTGAGAACGACTTTCAATTTATGATCAGTCATGTTCTCTTAAAAATCATTGTGTTTAAATaaactttcaattttttatttgttgattaaaaaatatttgccaCGTTATGAAGAAGTTTAATTGGCGATTTGATgagttttttataaatataatttataaatttaatttcaaattatatttataataaaaactcaTCAAAGCACCAATTAAACTTCGCCGTAACGTGCCACATGTTTTTTAATTAACGGATAAAAATTGAAAGTTTATTTAAACACAATAATTTTATAAGAGAACAAAAACGATGAAGctgattttaaaacaaaataattgtattgcattaattaatttgtattatataTCAATAGACAATTATACTCTTTTCTTCATCATAATTTGGTCAAAATCAAGTGGACATGTACCAATTAAGCTATTAACAAAAGTTCgtgtaccaatttgacatttaaccaatagttcatgtaccaaattaatttttacttaatttggtaagtaaaattaatttggtacatgaaatatttaaatgtcaaattgatacacaaatttttattaatgGCTTAATTGGTACATGTCCATCGGTTTTTGACCAAATTATGatgaataaaaaattatgaTAGTCTTTTGATAATACAAACTAATCAATGCAATAATATTATTCTGTTTTAAAACCAACTTCATCGTTTTTTTCTGTCAAAAAAAGTCTGAGAACGACTTTCAATTTATGATAAGTCATGTTCTCTTATAAAATCATTGTGTTTAAACaaactttcaattttttatttgttgattaaaaaatatttaccaCGTTATGAAGAAGTTTAATTGGTGATTTGATgagtttttttataaatttaatttataaatttaatttcaaattatatttataataaaaactcaTCAAAGCACCAATTAAACTCCGCCGTAACGTGCCACGTGTTTTTTAATCAacgaataaaaaattaaaagtttatTTAAACACAATAATTTTATAAGAGAACAAAAACGATGAAGctgattttaaaacaaaataatagtattgcattaattaatttgtattatataTCAATAGACAATTATACTCTTTTCTTCATCATAATTTGGTTAAAATCAAGTGGACATGTATCAATTAAGCTATTAACAAAAGTTCGTGTACCAATTTAACATTTAACCAATAGTTCATGTATCAAATTAATTTACTTAATTTGGTAAGTAAAATTAATTTGgtaaatgaaatatttaaatgtcaaattgatacacaaatttttattaatgGCTTAATTGGTATGTCCATCGGTTTTTGACCAAATTATGatgaataaaaaattatgaTAGTCTTTTGATAATACAAACTAATCAATGCAATAATATTATTCTGTTTTAAAACCAACTTCATCGTTTTTTTCTGTCAAAAAAAGTCTGAGAACGACTTTAAATTTATGATAAGTCATGTTCTCTTATAAAATCATTGTGTTTAAATaaactttcaattttttatttgttgattaaaaaatatttgtcacgTTATGAAGAAGTTTAATTGGTGATTTGATgagtttttttataaatataatttataaatataatttcaaattatatttataataaaaactcaTCAAAGCACCAATTAAACTCCGCCGTAACGTGCCACATGTTTTTTAATCAAcggataaaaaaattaaaagtttatTTAAACACAATAATTTTATAAGAGAACAAAAACGATGAAGctgattttaaaacaaaataatagtattgcattaattaatttgtattatataTCATTAGACAATTATACTCTTTTCTTCATCATAATTTGGTTAAAATCAAGTGGACATGTACCAATTAAGCTATTAACAAAAGTTCGTGTAACAATTTGACATTTAaccaatagttcatgtaccaaattaatttttacttaatttggtaagtaaaattaatttggtaaatgaaatatttaaatgtCAAATTGATACACGATTTTTTATTAATGGCTTAATTGGTACATGTCCATTGGTTTTTGACCAAATTATGatgaataaaaaattatgaTAGTCTTTTGATAATACAAACTAATCAATGCAATAATATTATTCTGTTTTAAAACCAACTTCATcgttttttttgtcaaaaaaagTCTGAGAACGACTTTCAATTTATGATCAGTCATGTTCTCTTATAAAATCATTGTGTTTAAATaaactttcaattttttatttgttgattaaaaaatatttgccaCGTTATGAAGAAGTTTAATTGGTGATTTGATgagtttttttataaatataatttgaaattaatttacttacataaatttttataaaataatatattcaataaatttgtacatagttaaaatatataaaaatatttatcacaatcactatttatttaatattttttcaaaatattaatgagAAAATTATGTATACAAAAACCATAATTTttgctaaaaaaatatttatatatttattttttatggtaTCAATTTATATATTTACAATTATTTAGATATTGTatgttttaatataatttatataatcCTTTCTCGGTGAAGTATATAATGCATTTAATCtatctaatataataaatacTAGACTCTCTTGCACGCCATGCGTGTATGCGTATATAAAagtttttttatgttaattgattttcatgttatttttaaaagtcACACGATAAATtagatattcaaaagtttaaaaatGATAGTatctaatataaaattttaaaaatgcaaATAAAGATAACGAAtgtcatttttgtaaataagaTAAGACTAAGAAAAAAGAGaccatataaaatgactaatttgtcTAATACATTTGGTTTTGATTGGATTAGGATATAATCGTAGTTTCATCCCAAatttcaccaattaattgaattttaaAGGTTCTCTACTTTAATGATATAGTAAGATTGTgtacaaataaaaattttaatcaaatcaatttttacgtctaaaatataatatacaaatatatctaattaaaattaaaaacaaaatgtgtaatttttgtaataAAGGGCAAATCGGATATTTTACATAAATATCACCAAAAATTGATCGAAATCCAGTAAACATATACCAATTAAATCGTTAACAAAAATTCATGTATCAATTTGATAACAATAGTGGAtaccaaataaatttttactcATTGGTACACACATATTTGCTTTAAACACAAAAAGAAATAGTATGTTAATTTgtcttctactactactacaTTCACCGTCACCGGTTTTCACATAACaaaagtatatatatttttccaataattttaaaatctaGTAATTACTAAATAGAATATAACAAATGTTAAgaataaaactcaaatttatCATTTTTGTGATGACGGGTAAGATAGATAGATATTTTGGCATCAATTACTAATTCAATGAAATTATCATCTACTGAAACAAacataaatttgtttttttttatttatataattattaattgaaTAGTATTCGCAGTTAAAAATTTGTAAAGTATacagaaataaatttttttaactaaatACAAAATACATAATTTGCATTCTAtcatttatgttattatatatattattaaaacttGAAATAAGCAGTGGAAAAATGTGCTACTTGTCACTATTTCTATCAAGAATTCTACTATATGATATCACTCTCCCACGGCTAAGAAAGAACAACAGCAGATGTTGAGACTCGTTGGCTAGCAATCCATGGCCGCCACACTTCTTCAAGTCCCTTCTCGATTATTTACTAGTGACGCTCGCTCTTCCACTATTTTGCCCAGAAATGGAAAGCCCAGTGGATTGAGCTATCCCAAGTCTGCTTTTACGAGGTTCGGTGTAAGAGCGGTGCAGGAGAAAACTGAGGAAATCAAGACTCCATCTTCTGCGGAAGAAATTACGGAGAAGTTCGGCCTTGAAGCTGGTCTTTGGAAGGTAGCCCATTTATTTTTTCCTGTTGTACGTATCGATTTATCATTGTGTTTTGTTTGGTAATTATGCTTGCTGGGAGCTCTACTCGATTGATTATAAGAGTTCTGTTTGGCGGGAAATGGGTTCTGGATGTTATCTGTCTTACTTCGTTTTCTTTGAAACAATAATTGTTGCCTCTTGTTTAAGGCTCGGCCTGGAGTGGTTTGAAGAACTAAGCATAGAttattttgttttccttttattttttcaaaatccgGTGATTGCTCATAAGGGGGAAAGGACGCATTTTTCCTATTCAATCGGGGAGCAGTGGAGAACATTTGACTGTGGTGGCGAATATGTCTGTGTTTTACATACCTAATCATCTGTTGAATTTCTACTGAAATATGCAGATATTCTCCGCAAAAGAGGATGGAAATGAACAAAACAAAGAAAGCAGTTCAAAGGGAAATCAAGCTAAAGAACTCCTGGCAAAATACGGAGGAGCATATTTAGCCACTTCAATTACCCTTTCCTTGATATCATTTGGCCTCTGTTATGCTTTGGTCAGCGCTGGAGTTGATGTGCCAGCATTGCTACAGAAGGTACAGCTTCCCCTGTGAACAAACTTCATGTTTTTGTAGGATGCAACATTTATGTCTTGTAGCCATTGCAGGTTGGAATTTCTACTAATGAAACGGGGGAGAAAGTTGGGACTTTTGCGTTGGCCTATGCGGCCCACAAGGCTGCTTCCCCCATCAGATTTCCTCCCACGGTAGCTCTTACACCCATTGTTGCTAGTTGGATTGGAAAGAAAGTTGATCAAGATAAATGATCACGTAGCGTCACGATTTTGTTGGACAATTATTTTGTGCTGATGTATTATGTATTAACTTCATTACCTTGTCCATAACTTAGAAGACAGAAAAAAAAACACTTGTTAATGAATTCATTTCGTATACTTTTCGTCGAATAAAAATGTTTCAACTTCATAAAGAGATCACAAACTGAATTCTGATGGTGAAAGCCAGCCTTGTACTGGTGTATTACTTGTATATTTACGAAAAagactaaattttttttcaggATACTCTAGTAGTGTTTGGGATTGCTTAGATAAAGTGTTTTTGAACTTCTCCTTCACAAAATTGTCCCAAACACGACCTCTGTATCCATGgattcaaaaatttgtaaagGAAAAGCTCAAAAGCACCTTTTTTAAGGGATCCCAAACACCAACTCTGTATCCATGGATTAAACAGTATGCGGATACAATCCGTTATTGACTGTTGTACAGTTATGTTTCCAAACAAAAACTGTGTATGTTAGAACCCCATTGCTTTTcttaattcactggaacgtttACATTCTTAGAAGTACTGCAAAATAATCTGGAACACCTAACCCTATCCTCACTTTCAACTGTAATGTACTGGCACTCTTTTGGCTTCTTTGCTACTCTCATCTTCTTGAACATCATTCTCTCCATTCTTGTCCCATCCAAGCTTGCACTCAATGTACCATATTCTCTCTAGATGCCCGCATTGCTCCTTATTCTTTCTTCCTGCATTCTGTGTGGGCAGCTGTTTCCCTCCTCACTCGGGCCTTCTTCTGTAAACCTTGTGGACAGTGGATTGAGCGTCTTTGACGTGCTATCGGAGTTATCTCTGTTGTTTCAGAATTTGGATGCACTTTTGCCATACTTCTTGTAACAGATTCATTTTTACTCCCGGTTGTTTCTGATACATAAGACATTGCAGTCACACTAGGCTGTGTGGTTTGGGCTTGTGTTGTATTGGTACTAGTCATGGTATTGTCTTCATGTATTATGTTCAAGATATCCCTGTCAGCATTTGCTAACATGTTGGAAACGATTACAGTATTGACTGGTGGAGGAGTTTGGTATTGTGCTGCACTGGTATTAGCCATGGCATTGTCTTCATGCTTCATTTCCATGCTATCCCAGCCCACGTGGGGTAGTGCGTTGGGTACAGAAGGCATGTCAATACTAATTTGTGGCCGAGTTTGGGCTTGTGATGCATTGATACTAACCGTGACATTATCTTCATGTATCATTTTCAAGCCAGCCCAGCCTATATCGGCTATCGTGTTGGGTATGGAAGGCATTGTGGTATCAATTGGTGGTTGCGGTTGGGCTTGTGCTGTATTGATACTAGGCGTGGGATTGTCGTTATCAATCATTTTCATGCTACCTGAGCCGATATCAGCTATTGTGTTGGGTATAGAAGGCGTTGCGGTATTTACTGGTGGTCGAGTTTGCGCTTGTGGCATACTGATACTAGCTATGGCATTGCCTTTGTCTATCATTTCGAAGTTATACTTGGCAATATCAGCTATCGGCTTCAATTCAGATGGTGTTGCAGTACTAAATGGTGGCAGGGTCTGCTCTTGTGGTGTATTGGTACTACCTGTGTTACAGTCATCATACAGTGATTCCCAGCAATACCAGTCAATTTCGGTTATCGTGTCAGATGCGGAAGGCATCACGGTTGCACTTGGCGGAGGTTGGGCAGGTGGTGTGCTGAAATCCACCAAGGTATCGAGTCCTAGTACGTCGTTCAAGAAACCGAAGTCACGTTCATCTGTGGCAGGTACATAGTCATGGAGCCAAATAGCATGATTTACAAAATCATGTTATGAAGAAATGGGAAGAAAATGAAATTTAGGATACATTCGTCCCACAAGTCTCCGATGGCATCGATGCTTAAATCCTCATGCATATGATCATCGGCATTCTGCAAATCATAAGGTGGGAGTTTTATAAATCTTGTGGGAACATAAGAATCCGCATCTTCTAAACCTTTATTAGACCATTCTTGCTCACGACTTACATAATCTGTCGCAAGTTTATAGAGTTCCTTCCACAAGTCCTCAACATCAGCATTCTGCAAATCATAACGTGGGAGAATATAAAAATCTGCGTCTTATGAAGCATTATATGACCATTCTTGTTTGTGACTTACAATATCATCTGTCGTATATTTGAAGAGTTCGTTCCACAGATGCTGTTGACGACTTGCATCTGGTTCACCAATTCTTTCTCTTATCTTCGCAGTTGGTGGGGATACAGAAACATTCCCATTTGCTCTAGATGTTTCGCGAATGCTTGGTTGAGCCTCGCCACCCGGATTCCTAATCTCTAGCGTTTCCTCGCCGATTATCAGGGTTGGTATTTCTTCCTGAAAAGGAAAACTACGTAAATGCAGGAAAGAAATAGCATGAACATGTGTAGGGATTGCATACCTGCGTTGGTCTCAAAACTGAATACATATCATCATCTAAACATCTATAGGTAATAGTAATGGTTTAGACGTCTAGACATCAACCTAGGATGATGCTACTCAAGAATTTGTGCATTTTTGTGTTCATGTCTGTAAACTGGAAATAATTTCCTTCTCTTCCCTGATCTTGGGAAACCCGCAGCCCTAATTAACGCAAGTACCCCATCAGTTTTTCATATTGATCCTTGTCGAAATGAAAATGGAATTTGAAGTGATATATAAGCCAATATTAGAAACAATTGATGATGGTTTATTCATACTTCCACTTGACTCTGTTATTGGATATATTTTCTGTAAGACCAGAACCTTCAAGACTATCAGTTATATCATACATGCGAGTTCATGTGTGAGGAATGAGGATATGAAAGAAACCATGCGTACAAGATGAGGTTGATCAAACCCCGTATATAATGGTGTGCGAATGTAACAGTTCGATTCGCAGCAGTTCTCAAGATCGCACTCCATCACATTTCAACGATCACAAACACCGAATTGCCCATATAATCTTCACTTGGACGATgggtaattcataaaattcaaGTCACAGAAGATACAAATGAAGCAGACCCTAATCTGTTTTCTT
Proteins encoded:
- the LOC140883617 gene encoding uncharacterized protein codes for the protein MAATLLQVPSRLFTSDARSSTILPRNGKPSGLSYPKSAFTRFGVRAVQEKTEEIKTPSSAEEITEKFGLEAGLWKIFSAKEDGNEQNKESSSKGNQAKELLAKYGGAYLATSITLSLISFGLCYALVSAGVDVPALLQKVGISTNETGEKVGTFALAYAAHKAASPIRFPPTVALTPIVASWIGKKVDQDK
- the LOC140883615 gene encoding uncharacterized protein; the encoded protein is MPSASDTITEIDWYCWESLYDDCNTGSTNTPQEQTLPPFSTATPSELKPIADIAKYNFEMIDKGNAIASISMPQAQTRPPVNTATPSIPNTIADIGSGSMKMIDNDNPTPSINTAQAQPQPPIDTTMPSIPNTIADIGWAGLKMIHEDNVTVSINASQAQTRPQISIDMPSVPNALPHVGWDSMEMKHEDNAMANTSAAQYQTPPPVNTVIVSNMLANADRDILNIIHEDNTMTSTNTTQAQTTQPSVTAMSYVSETTGSKNESVTRSMAKVHPNSETTEITPIARQRRSIHCPQGLQKKARVRRETAAHTECRKKE